A single genomic interval of Antechinus flavipes isolate AdamAnt ecotype Samford, QLD, Australia chromosome 1, AdamAnt_v2, whole genome shotgun sequence harbors:
- the GNAT1 gene encoding guanine nucleotide-binding protein G(t) subunit alpha-1, translating into MGAGASAEEKHSRELEKKLKEDAEKDARTVKLLLLGAGESGKSTIVKQMKIIHQDGYSLEECLEFIAIIYGNTLQSILAIVRAMTTLNIQYGDSARQDDARKLMHMADTIEEGTMPKEMSDIIQRLWKDSGIQACFDRASEYQLNDSAGYYLSDLERLVTPGYVPTEQDVLRSRVKTTGIIETQFSFKDLHFRMFDVGGQRSERKKWIHCFEGVTCIIFIAALSAYDMVLVEDDEVNRMHESLHLFNSICNHRYFATTSIVLFLNKKDVFTEKIKKAPLNICFPDYDGPNTYDDAGNYIKIQFLELNMRRDVKEIYSHMTCATDTQNVKFVFDAVTDIIIKENLKDCGLF; encoded by the exons GTGCTGGTGAATCTGGAAAAAGCACCATCGTTAAGCAGATGAA AATTATCCATCAAGATGGTTACTCCCTGGAGGAGTGCCTAGAGTTTATTGCCATCATTTATGGCAACACCCTACAATCCATTCTAGCCATTGTCCGAGCCATGACAACCCTCAACATCCAGTACGGAGACTCAGCCAGACAA GATGATGCAAGGAAGCTAATGCATATGGCAGACACTATCGAGGAGGGCACAATGCCCAAAGAGATGTCCGACATCATTCAACGACTGTGGAAGGACTCGGGCATCCAAGCCTGCTTTGACCGAGCCTCTGAATACCAGCTAAACGACTCTGCGGGATA CTACCTCTCAGACCTGGAGCGGCTGGTGACCCCTGGCTACGTGCCCACAGAGCAGGACGTGCTGAGGTCCCGAGTCAAGACAACAGGTATCATTGAGACCCAGTTCTCCTTCAAGGACCTCCACTTCAG AATGTTTGATGTGGGAGGCCAACgctcagagaggaaaaaatggatcCACTGCTTCGAAGGTGTCACCTGCATCATCTTCATTGCGGCTCTCAGCGCCTACGACATGGTGTTGGTGGAAGATGATGAAGTG AACCGGATGCACGAGAGTCTCCACCTGTTCAACAGCATCTGTAACCACCGTTACTTTGCCACGACCTCCATTGTCTTGTTCCTTAACAAGAAGGACGTCTTCACAGAGAAGATTAAGAAGGCCCCCCTCAACATCTGCTTTCCTGACTATGACG GCCCCAACACCTACGACGATGCGGGGAACTACATTAAGATACAGTTCCTGGAGCTGAACATGCGGCGGGACGTGAAGGAGATCTACTCGCACATGACGTGCGCCACAGATACCCAGAACGTCAAGTTCGTCTTCGATGCGGTCACCGACATTATCATCAAGGAGAACCTGAAGGACTGCGGCCTCTTCTGA